The DNA region TGGCAGGGGCGGCCAGCTTGCCGATGATGCGTGGTCTGGGGGCACAAACAGCCCTGATCCGGACACGGCTCGCTACGGCGGCTCAGTCGTGTGAGCTGGTGACCGTCACGACGGCCTTTGCGTCACGGAGCCAACAGAACCTGGAAAAAAATGGTTTTCGGGTGGCTCACCTCAAGACCGCTTGGGCGCTGCGGGACAGTCTCGGGTGAAGGGGTGTGGAACCCGAAGACACAGAGAATCAAGCTGCTGGCACTGGGCCGACACGTCCTAATAGAGACAGGTGCTGTCCTTCGTGTAGGACGAGGTCGTCTCCGGATTCGTCCTGATCGCTTGGTGGGCGATAAGGGCTACAGCGACACCACTGTCCGGAAATATCTCCATGCTCGAGGGATTCAATTTACTGGTCCCAGACGTAAAGACCAGGGACCTGACATCTGCTTCGACACAGCGGCATACAAGGAACGCAACAAGGTCGAACGCCTGATCAATCGCATTAAGAACTTTCGTCGGATGGCCACACGATACGACAAGCCTGCCATCAGTTACCAGGGATGGCTCACTGTCGCAGCGAATCTCCTCTGGCTTTGACTACAGCGGAATGCTCTCCCACGACTTAATGTCTGGCCATTCCTCTCGAAATGCTGCGATCAAATGGGTCACTTCACCGAGAGAAGTGGTTCCCCTCAGGCGTTCAAGGTACAAGTTCCGCTCGGCGACGCTCATGGCGTCAAATGCCCAGTACAGGCCCATGAGGGGGTTGATAAACAACTCCGAATCTCCTGTGCTGAGCGTGGAATGGTGGTTGCCGAATTGGCCCTCCACTGCATCAAGAATCGAAGACGACACAATGCTGGGACAATCAGGCATCCGGTCATGGACAAACGACAAGGCCTGCCGGTACTGCTGCACTTCCGGCATATCCGGCGTCAGGCTCCACGTCCCCAGATAAGCGCCCATGCGTGTCAAGGCGGCTACAGCCTCCAGATACTGGGCGTGGGCCACACCATGGAACGTGTCCACACCAAAGCCCAGGCACACCAATAGCTTCTGCGAGACGCCTGTAAGCATCTGCACGGCGGCCAGACTGACTGCATCCTCTTCCGGTGTTCCCAGTCCAGCCTCATCCCCTCGCATCAAACTGTCTGTTCCACCGTCGATCAGGATGACGGTATCGACGCCATACAGCTCCGTGAGTTGTTGATACGCGCGAAGCAGGGGCTGTACCCCCGTTCTGGCGAAGGCATATACAGGAACGGCGTCCGTTTGGGCCAGCCAGCGGGCCAGGTGGAGTTCCGGGAAATAGCGGAGATCCGCTTGCGTTTGAGCCCGAACCTCATATAACGCTTCCCCGAGTAGCCGGGCGT from Deinococcus humi includes:
- a CDS encoding transposase → MVFGWLTSRPLGRCGTVSGEGVWNPKTQRIKLLALGRHVLIETGAVLRVGRGRLRIRPDRLVGDKGYSDTTVRKYLHARGIQFTGPRRKDQGPDICFDTAAYKERNKVERLINRIKNFRRMATRYDKPAISYQGWLTVAANLLWL
- a CDS encoding DUF1152 domain-containing protein — encoded protein: MSPGIFLLPPIFHKLEQAQTILLVGAGGGFDLFCGLPLYFALRAQGKHVVLANLSFSSLDLSNARLLGEALYEVRAQTQADLRYFPELHLARWLAQTDAVPVYAFARTGVQPLLRAYQQLTELYGVDTVILIDGGTDSLMRGDEAGLGTPEEDAVSLAAVQMLTGVSQKLLVCLGFGVDTFHGVAHAQYLEAVAALTRMGAYLGTWSLTPDMPEVQQYRQALSFVHDRMPDCPSIVSSSILDAVEGQFGNHHSTLSTGDSELFINPLMGLYWAFDAMSVAERNLYLERLRGTTSLGEVTHLIAAFREEWPDIKSWESIPL